AATACTGGGCAACCTTATCTGCACTATAGCCCTTAGCTAAACAACCTAAATCAAGCTTCATTCCTTTCTTCTCTAAAAAGACAGTAGAGCTAGTCGGATCCAACTTGATAAAATGCGGGTCAACTAGAGATAAGACAGCTTCGATTTCTTTAGAGTCTGGAAGCCGTGCATCTGCAAATCCGATTCGCCAGGTTTGAATCAAGGGACCAATACTGATATTTAGATGGCTAGACGGAGCTAGGCTATGCTCCAGTCCAAGAGCAATCAGTTCAAACAGGTCAGGATGAACCTTAACAGGTTTGATTCCAGCCTGGTAGTTGATTTCCATCAGTTCGGATTCTTGACTGTTGGCGTTAAAGCGGTATTCGAGTTCCTTGAGCAAATCAAAGGCTCCTTGAAGTAGGCAATCAGCCTGTTCATCTACTAATGAAATCGTGATAGTTGTTCCCATTAGCCGTTCAGAACGTGAATGAAGAGGCAAGCTACCAGCTCCTTTCTCTTTATAGGAAATCATTCAATATAAGGTCGTTAAAGAAAAATTAAACCCCTTACATTTTCTTTCCATGTATCTAGCATATCATAAAGTCAGCGTTTTCACAAATGAATTTTGACAAAAAGTCAAGAAATATGCTCAAAACTAATATGAAATCGATAGAAAAATTGGATTTATCAATGTTAAGTGTATTTTTTTCTGAAAAAAAGAGAATTCTGAGCAAATATCTTGTAAACGCTAACAGTAAATGATATACTAGAAAGGTAAATCAAAAATTAAAGGTAGGAATTTTTCTATGAGTAAAATCGTTGTAGTTGGTGCTAACCACGCTGGTACAGCTTGTATTAATACCATGTTGGACAACTTCGGACATGAGAACGAAATCGTAGTGTTTGACCAAAACTCAAATATTT
This window of the Streptococcus sp. D7B5 genome carries:
- a CDS encoding FAD:protein FMN transferase, with amino-acid sequence MPLHSRSERLMGTTITISLVDEQADCLLQGAFDLLKELEYRFNANSQESELMEINYQAGIKPVKVHPDLFELIALGLEHSLAPSSHLNISIGPLIQTWRIGFADARLPDSKEIEAVLSLVDPHFIKLDPTSSTVFLEKKGMKLDLGCLAKGYSADKVAQYLKEHGVTSALINLGGNILTIGNNQAKEGNAWQIGIQDPQNPRGNHLLTIPASNKSVVTSGIYERHLTVDGKDYHHIFDSETGFPVETDLASLTIVSDKSVDGEIWTTRLFGERSASILWQVESIDGIEAILIDKEGRLACSSGLQNCIM